The genomic window CTGCTTCATGTGCGGCTCGGGCAAGGGGGAAAATGCCGTCAATGAAAACGACGTCTTTCTTTTGATGAACATACCCGAAGTCGAGGTTGACAACGCCATCTCTATCCAAAAAAAGCGCAGGTTGCCGCATATTGAGCATAGATGTTGTGCCCACTTTCCCTCCACTCTATTGCTTCAGATCTTCCAAAATTCTTTTCAATTCAGCAAAATGCTGGAATTTAAGCGGCACCCATTGAGGCGCGCATGACGTGGCAGAAAATTTAAATACCGGCAACATTGAAAAATGATGCGCTGGATGCATATCAGCCTGTTCATTATCACCAACGACCCATATTTCCTGTGGAGGGATTCCGAGTCGCTGTATTGCAAGTTCAAATGGAACAAGACCACTTTTATCTATGCCAGCCTCCTCACTTGTTACAATGCAGTCTATGTATTTATCAATATCGAAATATATCAATTTTCGCAACTGTATTTGGGAAGTAAGATCTGTAACTATGGCAATAGCAACCCCAGAAGATTTGAGAAACTCAAACACCTGAATAACATCTGGGTAAAGTTCTGCAACTTTTAAAAAATTTCGCCAATAACTCTGTTCAAGATCAAGCGCAAGTAATGGCTGTGATTTGAATCCCAACAACTCGAGTGTACGCATAAAATATAAAAGACGACTGTGAGAACTCGCCGTTGCTTTCAAGCGCACCTTTAGTTCATTTCGTGCCTGCATGAAGCACTCAGTAAAATTTTTAGATGTAATCCCATAATCTGTGATGAGTTTTTCCTCTACAGCATTCATCCCAGCATTATGACTAGGTTGATAAGGATAGAGCGTATTATCCATATCAAAAATAACTGCATGCGGAAAATTTGGCGATGATATGTGCTGACAAACCATTTATAATTCCTTTGATTCCATTTTGTCGGCAAGATATCCGAGCACAACAATTTGCATTACGCCATCCATACCTCCCGCCCACTGAGGCTCGAGTGCCAGCAAATCTTGAAGATTGGGGAATAGTCGAGGGATAATAAATGCCATGTCTTCCCGCGTCAGGTCACCCTCAATCGCCAAAGTCATGACGTCAAGATCTTCAGTAAAACGTGCGTCTACTCGCATACCACAAAGGCCTATCAGGCTCCTTACGAGAACATCTGAAAAATGGGCTCCACGCAACGTCACTTTAAGCCCAAGCTCCGGAGCAAAAGCAGAATCCTGCATATCCTCCAATCGTAGTCGACTGACAGAATACAATGAAAAAATGATATCAGCCTGCTTACTTTGGGGGTAAATAAATTGTTCCGCATCGTTCTTGCGCCGCTCAATGCTTGCCAGGACTGAAGCAAGTACGTGTCCACGTTCAAAACAATCTCTGCGGCATTTAAACCATCGCCGCAAATTTTCGTCCATATCCAAGTATATGCTGATGTCATACAGATTGCGAAGGCTTTTATTTATAAGCGCGT from Desulfovibrio sp. UIB00 includes these protein-coding regions:
- a CDS encoding HAD family hydrolase, with protein sequence MVCQHISSPNFPHAVIFDMDNTLYPYQPSHNAGMNAVEEKLITDYGITSKNFTECFMQARNELKVRLKATASSHSRLLYFMRTLELLGFKSQPLLALDLEQSYWRNFLKVAELYPDVIQVFEFLKSSGVAIAIVTDLTSQIQLRKLIYFDIDKYIDCIVTSEEAGIDKSGLVPFELAIQRLGIPPQEIWVVGDNEQADMHPAHHFSMLPVFKFSATSCAPQWVPLKFQHFAELKRILEDLKQ